One Vibrio neonatus genomic window carries:
- a CDS encoding metal-dependent hydrolase, which translates to MANFETHLKAGVAVTGIAAATLVAKGDITIQTALWLWFIGSIGSLYPDIDSDSSTSLEVIYGAMSIALCFGAMHYVIGDAHTPTGLLRLLLIPLAIYLFLHQVLLRIFKKITAHRGACHSIIFGVANTLVLVNVTFYLAGHLVIKPAMTAWLTGFFFLVGFLLHLLMDEINSVEFSRFKLKNSFGTALKLLPENHIVLSVSLVAICVVGYWYSPNMMEFIHVLSNWSQFKFY; encoded by the coding sequence ATGGCAAACTTTGAAACGCACCTCAAAGCAGGCGTCGCCGTCACAGGCATTGCTGCCGCGACCCTAGTGGCAAAAGGTGACATCACTATTCAGACCGCACTATGGCTATGGTTTATTGGCTCAATAGGTAGCCTATATCCCGATATTGACTCAGATAGCTCTACCTCTCTTGAAGTCATTTATGGCGCCATGTCCATAGCCCTGTGCTTTGGAGCCATGCATTACGTCATAGGTGATGCTCATACCCCAACCGGATTACTGCGCTTATTGCTCATCCCGCTAGCCATCTACCTATTTTTACACCAGGTGCTATTACGAATTTTCAAAAAGATTACCGCCCACCGCGGCGCCTGCCACTCTATTATTTTCGGCGTAGCAAATACGTTAGTTTTGGTTAACGTCACTTTCTATCTTGCAGGACACTTAGTGATAAAGCCTGCTATGACTGCATGGCTCACAGGCTTTTTCTTCTTGGTTGGGTTTTTATTGCATCTCTTGATGGATGAGATAAATAGCGTGGAATTTAGCCGATTTAAACTTAAAAACTCGTTCGGCACAGCGCTTAAACTGCTTCCCGAAAATCATATCGTATTAAGCGTTAGCTTGGTCGCTATCTGTGTTGTTGGATATTGGTATTCGCCAAATATGATGGAGTTCATACATGTTTTAAGCAACTGGAGTCAGTTTAAGTTCTATTAA